TGTGTGTAGCGTTCTTGCTCGCGCTCGCGCTGCCAGTTCTTCACTGACCGCGCCATCCTCCGGACGAGCCGGTCGCGGGTCAGGTAGAGCACTCCAATCACCATCCCCCCCAGGTGAACAACATGCGCGATAGGACTGGCTCCGGGCCGCAGCGACGATATGAACTCGAAGATCCCAAACATGGCGACCAGATACTTCGCCTTGATGGGGAAGAGAAAGTAGAAATAGATGATGTTGTTCGGGAAGAGTAGTCCGTAGGCTGCCAGCAGCCCATACATCGCTCCCGACGCGCCGATGATGATGACCTCTGACGACGGCGTAAGGAGGGCGTTGGAGAGTCCGGCGCCTATCCCGACGATGAAATAGTAGCGCAGGAAGAAAGCACTCCCCCAGACTCCCTCGAGCGCGCTCCCGAACATCCAGAGCACGAGGAGGTTAAAGAGGAGGTGCATCAGGCCGCCGTGCAGGAACATGTAGGTCACCGGCTGCCAGATCGCCCGTCGCACCCAGACCGCCGCCGGCGTCAAACCAAAGGTATATTCGAATTCCGAAGAGAGAACCATCTGCAGCAGGAAGACGGCGACATTAGCCGTCAGGAGGCCTCGAACAGCCGGAGTCAACCCGCCGCCGAAGTTCCCCAAGGATGATCCCCGGTAGTAGTAGTAAGACGACATCTGCCTAACATAATACGAAAACGGCAGGCAGAACGGAAGCGAGCAGATCACTCCGGCGAGCGCCGGAGGCAGAGACGCGGCGGGTGAGGAAAAGGAGAAGCCCCATCCAGGGATAACTGATGGAAGCACTTACTCCGCGGGTTTAGCCGCAGCGCCGCCATCCTGACGGCTGGCCGGAGCCAGCAAGATGCTGGCGCTACGTTATCGCTGGTTCGAAGGGATAAGCCCGGTGTCGCTATGACCGGCTGGTCAGCAGGACTAGGAAGAGTTCCCGCACCACAGAAGCCGCAACAACCGAAGAGACCCCCGACGAGTCGTAGTGGGGCGCCAATTCGACGACGTCCGCGCCGACGACATTAAGGCGCGACAGGATGCGGGCGATCTGGATGAACTCGCGATAGGTGATCCCGAACGGTTCAGGATTGCCTACACCGGGCACAAGAGAGGGATCGAAGACGTCGAGGTCTATCGTCACATAGATCGGCCCCTTCGCCGGTAGTTGGCGCATGACCCGCTCGACATCCCGCTGACCGCCTTCAAGGCCAAGCGGCAGTTCCAGTCCGGAGCCGACCAGTTCTTCGCGCGTCCCGGATCGAATGCCGAACCGAATGATCCGGTCGGCCGGAATCGTATCCATCAACCTCCGGATGACGGTTGCATGGCTAAATCTCTCTTCGAGGTATTCGTCACGCAGGTCGGTGTGGGCGTCGAGTTGAAGGAAGGTGAGGTTGGGGTGGACTTCGAGGAGCGCTTTGGCGGCGCCAAGCGAAACGGTATGCTCTCCGCCGATCAGGAGCGGCTTCATCCCTCGCTTCAAAATATCACGAATGCTATCGGCGACGAAGTCTATCGTCCGGCCGGCTGATCCGGGCGGCAGTTCGAGGTCGCCGAGGTCGATATAATCGTAATCGTCGAGACTCGCGTCAAGGAACGGGCTATAGGTCTCAAGGCTTGACGAAGCCTCGCGGATAGCCGCCGGCCCGAACCGTGCACCGGCGCGGTAGGAGGCCGTGCCGTCGAACGGCGCACCTATAAGCGCCGCGCCGCCCTTGCCATGCTCCGAGAGTGCTCCCAGGAAACGCATACTCATCCCGCTGCTTCTAAGGCCGCCCGGAGGGCTGCCCGCCGGCCCCGCAAATATCCCGAACATACTGCGGGAGGCAAAAGGCACCCTCGTGAATATCACCATTATAATAGCGCAGTGGCGCAGAGAAAGTGCTGTATCTCACTTTGTCAGCCGACCGCGGGAAGTTCCCCTCCTTCGCCGCGGCAAAGAAACTCCACAGCCCCGGCAGATAGGTCGGCGTGTGCGCCAGATAGAGCGCGCCGTCGGCAAATATGTCGCGCACCAGACCGATCGTTGCCGTTACGCGCGGTCCCGACAGGAAGGGCGACCCGATCTGCCCGGCTGCCAGCCCGCCCTCACTCAGGGCGTCCCGTAAGTCGGTGAAAAAAGGCCGCCCAAAGAGCCCCTCGGCCGGACCGACCGGGTCCGAGCCATCGACCACAATCACGTCGAACTCCGCTTTCATATCTTTCAGCGCCGCAATGGCATCCCCGATCACCAGTTCGACCTTGGGATGGTCATAGGCCGCCGCTATTCCGGGCAGATACTCGCGGCACAGTTCAACGACATCGTTGTCGATCTCGACCTGAACCACTCTCTCCACGCTCCTGTGCTTGACGATCTCCCGCAGCGACCCGCCGTCGCCGCCGCCGATCACAAGGACTCGCTTGGGATCGGGATGAGCGAACATCGGAACGTGCACCAGCATCTCGTGGTAGGGCGCTTCATCGCGCTCGGAGGTCATCACCAGGCCGTCGATGACCAGCATCCGACCCATCTCTACCGTGTCCAGGATATCGACGGTTTGAAAGGCATTCACCCGCCGCGCCAGCGTCTCGCGGACCCGGAAGGTTATGCCAAAGTCAGGAGTGTGATACTCTGTGAACCAGAGCCGGCCGGGGGTCGATGAGGTGGTCAATTCGTAGTGAGTCCAAGTCCTGTGAAAGTAGTCGGAAGAGAGTCCGGACTATTACTCCTCGTGCCAGAGCAACACTGCCGCCAGCGCCGCGCCATGATCGACGACCTGATGCCCGGCAGAGACGCTCTCAACGCGAAGGATCTCCGAACGGCGATCGCGAAGGGCTTGCTCAGCCATCGACCGGACGAGACGCTCGGCTTCGTCCGCCTCCATTTCAAAGTGCCCCTCCATAATGACGCCAGGCTGGGTCGGATCGACCGGCAGACCGATCGCGACGGCTGCCGCAATATGACCGCCCTTGTGCCGGGAGGTGTGGCTTCCGAGCGCCGCATGGACGATCATCCCCGGCGGGATCGAGTCGATCCGGCCCGGAACCGCGCCCGGCGGCATAATGCTGGTGACCTTAACGAGGTTGAAATTGCCCGCGCCGGAAGCGATCAGCGCCCGGTCGAAGGCATTGAGCGAGGTGGCCGCATCCCCGGCTCCGGCGACGAGCAGATAGCGGTTGGGAACCTTCAGCGCCACCTTTAGACTTCGATGGCGGCCGCGACGGCAGGCAGGGGTTTGTGATAGAGCGGCTGGCCAGAATTTGCGATCTGTCCGCGCTTGAACTCGCGCACCTCAAAGCGACCTCCGCCGAAGGCATGGCGCAGCACATCGAACCCGCGATAGGGGTCGATGTCGCTGCCGCAGGTGAAGAGATCGACCGCCGCATAGCCATATTCCGGCCAGGTATGAATCGCCAGATGCGACTCGGCGATTACCACAACGCCGCTCACCCCCCAGGGGCTGAAACGGTGGAAGATCTCCCCCACCACCGTAGCGCCGGTGGCATTTGCCGCCTCGAGCATCGAACGCCGAACGTGATCGACGTCGTCGAGGAGGGTGCTCGAGCAGCCGTGGTATTCCACCATCAACTGCCGTCCCAAAGCCTGCATTTCCAACTCAGATAGCCCCCTATGGGTTAGAAGAACGAATCGTGCGCGGCCGCTGATGCCGCGTTCACGCGGGGCCGAAGCGCTCCGGCAACCCTGCTGTGGTGTATGCTAAAAGTTCGGCGGAGATGTGACCCAAAGCAGAGTCGCCTTCGCGCGATAAGGATTGCCGATCCGATGCTCGCGATCGGCGGTGACATAGAAACAGTCCCCCGCCCGCACCTTGAATTGATCCGTCCCATACAGCAGCACCGCCCGGCCTTGAACAAGGTAGCCGAAGGCATCCCCCTGATAGGGCGACCGGAGTGCCGATGACGCGCCCGGCGGCAGGTGCAGCAGCGCCGGCTCCATCCGGCGGTTGGTCGCTCCCGGAACGAGCAGCGCCAGATTGCCTTCCCCATCCTCGATCTCGGCCTGATCGCGCGAGGTGAAGGTAACCCGCACCGGCTCGACGTCGCGGAAGAACTCGGCCAGCGAGATATTGAGCGCGTCGAGGATTTGCTTCAGACTATCGATCGAGAGCGACGTCCGACCACGCTCCACCTGGCTGATGAAGCCGTCGGTCAGATCGGCGCGACCGGCCAGTTCGTCCTGTGTAAGGTCAGCCGCGCTCCGTAAGTTACGAATTCGGCGACCGATATCGAGTATGAACGAATCCTGCAAGGATATTAAGCGGCGGTCTTAATAAAGTAGGCAAGCAATATAGATTCCACTATCCTCCTTGTCAACAGGTTCCCGGCCTCATACCGGCACTTTATTAAGAATTTCACTTACGATGGTGCCGGAGTGAGGAGCCCGGGATGCGAATGGGATTGTCCGCAAGGGTTGCCGGTTAACCACGTTCAATAGTATATTGAGAATGGTGAAGAATACCGTTCACATAGTCGTCTGGGTTGTCTTGGCGGTAAGCATCCTAACCGTCGAGGAAGCCAATTCGCGGGGTGCCAACCGTAGCGCCGTCATCCTGACGGCAGGTCGAAGCCAGCAAGATACTGGCGCTACGTTTTCGTCAATAGGTCGATGCCAGCAAGATGCCGGCGCTACGTTTTCGTCAGCAGGTCGAAGCCAGCAAGATGCTGGCGCTACGTTTTCGGCGGAAGGGGAAGATTATCTAGTCGGTATAGGACTTGGCGCGCTGCTCGAAAGCGGGGAATTGGTTGAAGTGGTGTTAACTCAGCCCCCCCTTGGGAAGCGGGTCGTCTATCAGCAGACCTATGGCGGTTACCCGGTGCTCGGTGGTGCGCTAATCGTGCGCTTCGACCGGGAGGGCCGGATCATAAGCCATTTCAATTCACTGGCAGCATGGAAAGAGCGACCAGCGGTTACGATTTCGCTGGACCGGGAGGCGGCCGTCGCAGAGGCACTTCGGATGACCGGCAACCGGCCCTTGCGCGATGACGCAAGCGCGGAGGTGGCAATCCTCCCTCGCGACGGGCGTCCGGTCGCGGTCTGGCAGGTTGAACTGCCGGTCGCGGCGCCGCCGGCTGACCTCGAGGTGCTGATCGACGCGCTAACCGGAGGGGTGCTTCAAGTCGAGGATCGTCTCGCACGGATCGACGGGCGGGGCTTGATCTTCGACCCCGATCCGAAGAGCGCGCTCGGAACCGATACTCTCCGCGACGAAGACGATGCCGCGGATGCAATTCCCGAGGCTGCTTACCGACAAGTTCTTCTCGAAAATCTGGCGCAGGACGATGACGGCCTCTACATCCTGCGCGGCCCCTATGTCGATGCGACGCTTTCGCCCGACCCCGCCCGCCTCGAATCGCCCGACTTCCTCTTCGACCGATCGGACCGCCGGTTCGAACAGGTGATGGGGTATTACCACCTCGACCGCTACGCACGCTATCTGATCGACGTTATCGAACTTGTGGACATCGTCCCCCAGCCACAACGAATAGCGGCGAACGGGGTCGAGGACGATATGAGTTTTTACAGTCCCTTCACCGGACTCATCACGACCGGCAGCGGCGGAGTCGATGACGGCGAAGACGCCGATGTTTGGATTCACGAATATACTCACGCCCTGATCGAAGCGATCCTCCCGCGCTGGCGCGGCGGGGATTCGGGGCTGATGGCTGAAGGCCTCTGCGACTACTTCGCCGGAGACCGGTCGCGAGCCGTCGTTCCCGACTTTCAGCCCGAATGGATCTATAATTGGGACGGGCACAACGAGTTTTGGGGGGGGCGGGTGCTCGATGCCGACTACACCTATCCCGAAGACGCCGGGCGCGAACGGCACGACGCCGGGCAGTTATGGTCGGCGTTTCTGACCGAGATCGCCCGATCGGTGGAGAACTCCGACCTGTGGAACAGCATCGTTATCGGCCACCTCGCTTCACTCGGCGACAGCGTGTCGGTCCCGGACGCGGCAATGGCGCTGCTGTCCAATGAATTGGCTTTGGCTGAGGGTCGTTACCGGCGCCAAATCCTGGAACCTGCCGAACGACGAGGCATCCTGCCCTATGGGAGGTTTCGCCCGCAGATTACCCATCAACCTACCGGCGATACCGAAGACCTGGGCGGTGAGCGCATCCTGACCGTGATCACAACCAGTGGGTTGCCCATTGCAAATCAAGGCGTCAGGTTGATCTATGGCTATGATCGAATGGAAGTCCGGGAGATTGCATTTGAGTTATTGAATAGAGTAGAGCAACTCTGGCAGGCGCGGCTCCCGCTACCGGAACAGGAAGCGGACGTTCACTACTACCTCGTCGCGGTCGACGTTACCGGTGTCGAGGGCTTTGCACCACCGGGGGCGCCGGAGAACACCTACTCCTTCCATGTCGGACCGGACCGGGTGCCTCCGGAGTTCGTCGAAGTCGATTCGCTCTACGATACCCCCTTCCCGGTCGGATCGGCGCGATTCGGAGCGCGAATAATCGACAACATCGGCGTGTCAGACGTGAGGTTACTCTGGCTGACCCGCGACGGCGAGCAGTCGGGCGAGGTGATACTTACGAGGCAGGAGGACGATTCGTCGCACTTCGCCGGTCGGTTGACGTGGAACCTGCCTCGCGATGGGACGCTGCTCTATCGGCTTCTCGCGCGCGACCGTGCTGCGGCGCGTAATCTTGCCGGACTGCCGTTCCGGGCGATGAATGTCCGCCGGGAAGCCGTTATCGACGACTTTGAGCGGCTCAATCATCGGTGGCTGCTTGACGGCTGGGAGCGCGATTCGACCGCCGTGCGGGAGGGGCGCTTCGGCCTCTCGGACCGGATCGGACGGCAGAACGAACAGCAGATTGCCATCGCGGAGTTGGACGAGGGGTGGGCGCTCGCCGGATTCGGCCGGGCGCGGCTAAGGTTTTGGGAGCAGCATCGCTACGACATCGGCTCGTTTGGCCGGATAGAAGTGTCCCAGGGCGAGGACGAGTGGACAGTCCTCCAATATTTTCAGCAGCGGACCGAGTGGTGGGAGCAGCGCGAAATCAATCTCGATCGATACGCCGTTGACAATGCAGCCCCGATCCGGGTGCGATTCGTTTCGGCTATAAGGCCAGGCGCCGGACTATTTTGGGTCCTCGACCGAATCGAACTCTCGCTCGGCGTGATCGTCGCGGCGGACGCCGACTCCGTCGAGGCGGCAGCAGAGCCAGCCCTCTCTCTCCATCCCAACCCGACGAATGGCCGGTTGACGGTCATTTGGCATCTGCCGTCCACCGGACACTTCGAAGTTATTGATTTGGCTGGCCGTTCAGTGCGCCGCCTGGAGGCCGACTCAGGGACGGGTCAGGCCTCGCTCGACCTTGAGAGACTGCCGTCGGGTGTTTATCTAGCGGCTCTTTCCTACTCCGGCACCCGCATGATCCGCAAGTTTGCGCTGGTGAAGTAGGTAAAGTCAAGGGTCTCCTCCGGGCAAGATGCTTCACTTCGTTCAGCATGACATAGCAAGAATATTCTGCTCTGAATGATAGATACCCTAAAGTTCCATATTCCATCTTCCATTTTCCATACAGATGCCCTCACCTTCATCGCTCTCGCGCCAGCCCTTGCCGCCTACAGTTTGGAATCAAATCGAATCCGAAGCCGCCCGCCAGGCCGCCATCGGCCGCGACGTCGTCTGCCTCCATGTCGGCGATGCGCATCGACCCTTCCCGGCAGCGCTCCTGACGCCGGTTGAGGGCGAGGATACTATCTTTGGACAACTCAATCGCTATGGCGACACCTACGGGGAGCGAGCGTTGCGGGAAGCGCTTATCGAACGCGCAGTTGCACGAGGACTTCCGATCGTCGGCATCGAGCAGATACAGATCACCGCCGGCGCCACGGGGGGCCTTTATTCGGCCTTCTCCCGACTAATGCCGCGCGGAGCCGAAGTGCTCACCCCGGCGCCTTATTGGTCGATTCTGCGACAGGTCGCAGACGCTGCCGGAGTGCACCTTATCGAAGTGCCCTTCTTCGACCGCCTGGCAGCCGAGCCAAGCCTCGACCCGGCGTCGCTGCTCGAGAGCCATCTTACCGAGCGGACTGCCGGCATTTACCTGAACACGCCGTCGAATCCAACCGGTATGTTGCTCGGACGGGACCTTTTGATGAGGTTAGCCGACTTTGCAGGTCGTAATGACCTCTGGATCTTCTCCGATGAGGCTTATCAGGACTTCGTCTGGTCGGGTGATGAGCACGTATCCATCGGCTCGCTGCCCGGAACGTTCGAGCGGACGGTAACAGTCGGGACGGCGTCCAAGTGCTTTGGCGCGTCGGGAATGCGGGTCGGCTGGGTGATGGCTCCGGCGTGGGTTGTGTCGCAGATCAACCGGGGTGTCGTAGGATCGGTCTATCAAGCCGGCCGGTCGGCGCAACTGATGGCCTGGCGCGGTCTGCAGCGATTTACACCGACGGTCGGCCAGTTCCGGGATGACTATGGCGCTACGTATCAGTGGGCAAGTGAGGCAATAGAGGCCCGGACGCTGCCCTGCTTGGGCGGATTCTACTTTTGGGTAGAATTAGGCGACGGGTGGGAACAACTCTCCGCAGAGGATCAAGTTGGTCGCATGCTTGAGGCGGGTGTTGCCCTCGCGCCCGGTGAGTATTTCGGCAGGGACTACCGCAACT
The DNA window shown above is from Calditrichota bacterium and carries:
- a CDS encoding T9SS type A sorting domain-containing protein → MVKNTVHIVVWVVLAVSILTVEEANSRGANRSAVILTAGRSQQDTGATFSSIGRCQQDAGATFSSAGRSQQDAGATFSAEGEDYLVGIGLGALLESGELVEVVLTQPPLGKRVVYQQTYGGYPVLGGALIVRFDREGRIISHFNSLAAWKERPAVTISLDREAAVAEALRMTGNRPLRDDASAEVAILPRDGRPVAVWQVELPVAAPPADLEVLIDALTGGVLQVEDRLARIDGRGLIFDPDPKSALGTDTLRDEDDAADAIPEAAYRQVLLENLAQDDDGLYILRGPYVDATLSPDPARLESPDFLFDRSDRRFEQVMGYYHLDRYARYLIDVIELVDIVPQPQRIAANGVEDDMSFYSPFTGLITTGSGGVDDGEDADVWIHEYTHALIEAILPRWRGGDSGLMAEGLCDYFAGDRSRAVVPDFQPEWIYNWDGHNEFWGGRVLDADYTYPEDAGRERHDAGQLWSAFLTEIARSVENSDLWNSIVIGHLASLGDSVSVPDAAMALLSNELALAEGRYRRQILEPAERRGILPYGRFRPQITHQPTGDTEDLGGERILTVITTSGLPIANQGVRLIYGYDRMEVREIAFELLNRVEQLWQARLPLPEQEADVHYYLVAVDVTGVEGFAPPGAPENTYSFHVGPDRVPPEFVEVDSLYDTPFPVGSARFGARIIDNIGVSDVRLLWLTRDGEQSGEVILTRQEDDSSHFAGRLTWNLPRDGTLLYRLLARDRAAARNLAGLPFRAMNVRREAVIDDFERLNHRWLLDGWERDSTAVREGRFGLSDRIGRQNEQQIAIAELDEGWALAGFGRARLRFWEQHRYDIGSFGRIEVSQGEDEWTVLQYFQQRTEWWEQREINLDRYAVDNAAPIRVRFVSAIRPGAGLFWVLDRIELSLGVIVAADADSVEAAAEPALSLHPNPTNGRLTVIWHLPSTGHFEVIDLAGRSVRRLEADSGTGQASLDLERLPSGVYLAALSYSGTRMIRKFALVK
- a CDS encoding helix-turn-helix domain-containing protein, with the protein product MQDSFILDIGRRIRNLRSAADLTQDELAGRADLTDGFISQVERGRTSLSIDSLKQILDALNISLAEFFRDVEPVRVTFTSRDQAEIEDGEGNLALLVPGATNRRMEPALLHLPPGASSALRSPYQGDAFGYLVQGRAVLLYGTDQFKVRAGDCFYVTADREHRIGNPYRAKATLLWVTSPPNF
- the speD gene encoding adenosylmethionine decarboxylase, which codes for MQALGRQLMVEYHGCSSTLLDDVDHVRRSMLEAANATGATVVGEIFHRFSPWGVSGVVVIAESHLAIHTWPEYGYAAVDLFTCGSDIDPYRGFDVLRHAFGGGRFEVREFKRGQIANSGQPLYHKPLPAVAAAIEV
- the speB gene encoding agmatinase; protein product: MVIFTRVPFASRSMFGIFAGPAGSPPGGLRSSGMSMRFLGALSEHGKGGAALIGAPFDGTASYRAGARFGPAAIREASSSLETYSPFLDASLDDYDYIDLGDLELPPGSAGRTIDFVADSIRDILKRGMKPLLIGGEHTVSLGAAKALLEVHPNLTFLQLDAHTDLRDEYLEERFSHATVIRRLMDTIPADRIIRFGIRSGTREELVGSGLELPLGLEGGQRDVERVMRQLPAKGPIYVTIDLDVFDPSLVPGVGNPEPFGITYREFIQIARILSRLNVVGADVVELAPHYDSSGVSSVVAASVVRELFLVLLTSRS
- a CDS encoding arginine decarboxylase, pyruvoyl-dependent; amino-acid sequence: MALKVPNRYLLVAGAGDAATSLNAFDRALIASGAGNFNLVKVTSIMPPGAVPGRIDSIPPGMIVHAALGSHTSRHKGGHIAAAVAIGLPVDPTQPGVIMEGHFEMEADEAERLVRSMAEQALRDRRSEILRVESVSAGHQVVDHGAALAAVLLWHEE
- the speE gene encoding polyamine aminopropyltransferase; the protein is MTTSSTPGRLWFTEYHTPDFGITFRVRETLARRVNAFQTVDILDTVEMGRMLVIDGLVMTSERDEAPYHEMLVHVPMFAHPDPKRVLVIGGGDGGSLREIVKHRSVERVVQVEIDNDVVELCREYLPGIAAAYDHPKVELVIGDAIAALKDMKAEFDVIVVDGSDPVGPAEGLFGRPFFTDLRDALSEGGLAAGQIGSPFLSGPRVTATIGLVRDIFADGALYLAHTPTYLPGLWSFFAAAKEGNFPRSADKVRYSTFSAPLRYYNGDIHEGAFCLPQYVRDICGAGGQPSGRP
- a CDS encoding pyridoxal phosphate-dependent aminotransferase, producing the protein MPSPSSLSRQPLPPTVWNQIESEAARQAAIGRDVVCLHVGDAHRPFPAALLTPVEGEDTIFGQLNRYGDTYGERALREALIERAVARGLPIVGIEQIQITAGATGGLYSAFSRLMPRGAEVLTPAPYWSILRQVADAAGVHLIEVPFFDRLAAEPSLDPASLLESHLTERTAGIYLNTPSNPTGMLLGRDLLMRLADFAGRNDLWIFSDEAYQDFVWSGDEHVSIGSLPGTFERTVTVGTASKCFGASGMRVGWVMAPAWVVSQINRGVVGSVYQAGRSAQLMAWRGLQRFTPTVGQFRDDYGATYQWASEAIEARTLPCLGGFYFWVELGDGWEQLSAEDQVGRMLEAGVALAPGEYFGRDYRNWARLCFTVVPPDRLREGVARLNRLLG
- a CDS encoding rhomboid family intramembrane serine protease, translated to MLPSVIPGWGFSFSSPAASLPPALAGVICSLPFCLPFSYYVRQMSSYYYYRGSSLGNFGGGLTPAVRGLLTANVAVFLLQMVLSSEFEYTFGLTPAAVWVRRAIWQPVTYMFLHGGLMHLLFNLLVLWMFGSALEGVWGSAFFLRYYFIVGIGAGLSNALLTPSSEVIIIGASGAMYGLLAAYGLLFPNNIIYFYFLFPIKAKYLVAMFGIFEFISSLRPGASPIAHVVHLGGMVIGVLYLTRDRLVRRMARSVKNWQREREQERYTHRRSEEDRLRREVDDLLDKINEVGMENLTTWERRRLREASEILKQMEERG